Proteins from one Pontibacter korlensis genomic window:
- a CDS encoding SusC/RagA family TonB-linked outer membrane protein, translating into MKRMLSISLLLVTLLVYQASAQVRAVSGRVTDATTNQPLPGVAVIVKGTTVGTTTGGDGAYTVNVPEGSNTLVFRFIGYQTTERTIGNAGTIDVALPTDAEQLQEVVVTALGIERNRNELAYSAQQVSGEQITRTRSADFVNTLSGKVAGLDIRTNNTMGGSTNVVIRGYSSITGNNQALFVIDGVPVSNANNNTSSRVAQQNPDFGNQQGGGVGTDWGNAAADLNPDNIESVNVLKGAAATALYGSRAANGVIMITTKKGRKNSLNVTINSGVTWSQIDESTFIRYQKEYGAGYLQSFRTPQDLGSGEAPVVRFQDDASYGPRFDPNLQVYQWDAIDPFHPNFGQTRPWVAADNDPSTFYETGVNSNQSIVVNGGGDRTTFNLGYTRNDIKGNLPNSTIDKDLINFNGSYDATDKLTVAASANYARTVAVGRYGTGYNGRNPNQAFRQWWQTNVDIEEQREAYFRNRQNITWNWNSSNTGPIYSDNPYWSRYENFSNDSRDNFYGYATATYKFTDWFNLMGRAAFNTTTDMQEERVAVGSADVSQYARFNRDFNEANFDLIANFNGDITEDISFTGLLGSNLRRSRMNSIRATTNGGLVVPRLYALSNSANPPTPPFEEGERIGVDGIFANANFGFKETAFIELSARRDKSTTLPEGDNSFFYPAVAANVVFSNLLELGWLSHGKVRVNYAEVGNDAPALSLLDVYDKPTSYGNIPLFSLPDIKNNENLQPERSKSFETGLEAEFFNGLFGFDFTWYTSKTVDQIIPVSTTAASGYTQRFVNAGEVQNKGIEVAAFVTPIRSSDFTWTMNLNFSRNRNEVLSLYEDVQNIPLQNFQGGVSLNAAVGHPYGVIRGNDFVYTNGQRTVSADGYYLTTPGANAIIGDPNPDWMGGVNNSLTYRGITLAFLVDVRHGGDIFSLDQWYGEATGLYPHTAGLNDKGNPSRLPVAEGGGILLPGVKEDGSPNDVYAENQNGNGLTPFGYAANNFSGAPRAWYVYDGSFVKLRELALTYALPQTLIENIGFIKGIDLQLIGRNLWIIHKNMEYSDPEEGISSGNAGRGYQSGAYPAVKTYGFNVRLNF; encoded by the coding sequence ATGAAGAGAATGCTATCTATAAGCCTTCTGCTTGTGACACTCCTGGTATATCAGGCATCGGCACAGGTAAGGGCTGTATCTGGTAGGGTAACAGACGCCACTACCAATCAACCATTGCCGGGTGTTGCTGTAATTGTTAAAGGTACCACTGTAGGTACTACTACCGGTGGTGACGGTGCCTATACAGTAAATGTGCCGGAAGGCAGCAATACGCTGGTGTTCCGATTTATTGGCTACCAAACTACAGAGCGTACCATTGGTAATGCTGGTACTATTGATGTGGCACTGCCCACGGATGCCGAACAGCTACAGGAGGTAGTGGTAACCGCTTTGGGTATAGAGCGAAATCGAAACGAGCTGGCTTATTCGGCCCAGCAAGTAAGCGGTGAGCAGATTACCCGAACAAGGTCAGCAGATTTTGTGAATACACTTTCTGGTAAGGTCGCCGGTCTTGATATCAGAACGAACAACACCATGGGCGGATCTACCAACGTGGTAATCCGTGGTTACTCCTCTATTACAGGTAATAACCAGGCGCTGTTTGTAATTGATGGCGTACCAGTGAGTAACGCCAACAACAACACTAGCTCAAGGGTTGCGCAGCAAAACCCAGACTTTGGCAACCAGCAGGGAGGTGGTGTTGGCACAGACTGGGGTAACGCCGCCGCAGACCTTAACCCTGATAACATTGAGTCGGTGAACGTGCTGAAAGGTGCGGCGGCAACAGCTTTGTATGGCTCCCGCGCTGCCAACGGTGTGATCATGATCACTACTAAAAAAGGCAGAAAGAACAGCCTGAATGTTACTATCAACAGCGGTGTTACCTGGAGCCAGATTGACGAAAGTACATTCATCAGATACCAGAAGGAGTATGGTGCCGGTTACCTCCAGAGTTTTCGCACACCTCAGGACTTAGGTAGCGGAGAAGCACCTGTGGTGAGGTTTCAGGATGACGCCTCCTACGGCCCGAGATTTGACCCGAACCTGCAGGTTTACCAGTGGGATGCCATTGATCCGTTCCATCCGAACTTTGGCCAGACAAGGCCGTGGGTTGCAGCTGACAATGACCCAAGCACTTTTTATGAAACAGGCGTTAACTCCAACCAAAGTATAGTGGTTAACGGTGGTGGTGACAGAACAACCTTTAACCTGGGCTATACCCGCAACGACATAAAAGGTAACCTGCCAAACAGCACCATTGACAAGGATCTGATTAACTTTAATGGATCTTATGATGCAACTGATAAATTAACAGTGGCTGCCTCTGCCAACTATGCCCGTACTGTAGCTGTGGGTAGGTACGGCACCGGCTACAACGGCCGTAACCCTAACCAGGCATTCAGGCAGTGGTGGCAAACTAACGTAGACATAGAAGAACAGAGGGAGGCCTATTTTAGAAACCGCCAGAACATTACCTGGAACTGGAACAGCTCCAACACAGGTCCTATCTACTCTGATAACCCATACTGGTCACGGTATGAGAACTTCTCAAACGATAGCAGGGATAACTTCTACGGCTATGCCACTGCCACCTATAAGTTTACAGACTGGTTCAATCTAATGGGTAGGGCAGCCTTTAACACCACAACCGATATGCAGGAAGAGCGTGTAGCTGTGGGAAGTGCAGACGTAAGTCAATATGCACGATTTAACCGGGACTTTAACGAAGCCAACTTTGACCTCATCGCCAACTTCAATGGAGATATCACCGAAGACATCAGCTTTACGGGCTTATTGGGTTCTAACTTGCGCAGGAGCCGCATGAATTCTATTAGAGCGACTACTAACGGTGGACTTGTTGTACCTCGTTTGTACGCATTGTCAAACTCTGCAAACCCTCCAACTCCTCCGTTTGAGGAAGGTGAGCGTATCGGTGTTGATGGTATTTTTGCCAACGCAAACTTTGGCTTCAAAGAAACGGCGTTTATTGAGCTTTCAGCACGTCGGGATAAGTCCACTACCTTACCTGAAGGAGATAACTCATTCTTTTATCCGGCAGTGGCTGCAAACGTGGTTTTCTCAAACTTGCTGGAGTTAGGTTGGCTGTCCCACGGTAAGGTTCGGGTAAATTATGCCGAAGTAGGTAACGATGCACCGGCGCTGAGTTTGCTTGATGTGTATGACAAGCCTACCAGCTATGGCAACATTCCGCTCTTCTCACTTCCGGACATAAAGAATAATGAAAACCTGCAGCCTGAAAGGTCAAAAAGCTTTGAAACAGGCTTGGAAGCAGAGTTCTTCAACGGCTTGTTTGGATTTGACTTTACCTGGTATACATCTAAAACTGTAGACCAGATTATACCTGTAAGCACCACAGCGGCATCTGGCTATACCCAACGTTTTGTGAACGCGGGTGAGGTGCAAAATAAAGGAATTGAGGTGGCAGCGTTTGTTACACCTATCAGGTCTTCCGACTTTACCTGGACCATGAATCTCAACTTCTCGCGCAACAGAAACGAGGTGTTGAGTTTGTATGAGGACGTGCAGAATATCCCGCTGCAAAACTTCCAGGGTGGTGTTTCACTCAATGCTGCGGTAGGTCATCCTTACGGTGTCATCAGGGGCAACGACTTTGTCTATACTAACGGACAGAGAACCGTCAGTGCAGATGGATATTATCTTACTACCCCAGGGGCTAATGCCATTATTGGAGATCCAAACCCGGATTGGATGGGAGGTGTAAATAACTCGCTTACTTACCGAGGTATAACCCTTGCCTTCCTGGTGGATGTGCGCCATGGTGGCGATATTTTCTCGCTGGACCAGTGGTATGGTGAGGCCACCGGCTTGTATCCGCACACGGCGGGTCTTAATGATAAAGGCAATCCGTCGCGACTTCCTGTTGCAGAAGGCGGTGGTATCCTTTTGCCAGGCGTGAAAGAAGATGGCAGTCCGAACGATGTGTATGCCGAAAACCAGAACGGTAACGGCTTAACTCCGTTTGGCTACGCGGCCAACAACTTCTCTGGTGCCCCAAGAGCTTGGTATGTATACGACGGTAGCTTTGTGAAGCTAAGAGAGCTTGCCTTAACCTATGCATTGCCACAAACCCTTATAGAGAACATTGGCTTTATAAAAGGTATAGACCTGCAGCTGATCGGCCGTAACCTGTGGATCATTCATAAAAACATGGAGTACTCTGATCCGGAAGAGGGCATTAGCTCCGGAAACGCAGGCAGAGGCTACCAGAGTGGTGCATACCCTGCCGTCAAGACCTACGGCTTTAATGTTAGATTAAATTTTTAA
- the feoB gene encoding ferrous iron transport protein B: protein MTVATQPEIKLVEKISTKPEEVKIALIGNPNSGKTSLFNQLTGLNQKVGNFPGVTVDKKTGYSQLTPSIRAEIIDLPGTYSLYPKSLDERVITDLLYDPTSKHFPDLVIVTADASNLKRNLLLFTQLADLQLPAVLALNMVDVAEQEGVKIDVEALQRELGVPVIPMNARKGIGVAALKIVMTQQLSAPEKPFYTIPQDIKPLLESIKSRFNLSNDYLALQLAHQYKSLKFLTEDDLAWFSNQLEKAGFKSNAQQADETIARYTRINELLLDAVRVEKADKDEKFSNRLDQILTHKVFGYLIFFGVLFLVFQAVFAWASYPMDLIDGGIAALNTLIQENFSGPLVNLLTEGVIAGLGGVLVFVPQIAILFAFIAILEETGYMARVTFMMDKIMRKFGLNGKSVVPLISGVACAVPAVMSARTIENWKDRMITIFVTPLMSCSARIPVYTVLIALVVPETYYLGFLNLQGLVLMGLYLIGFLAAIFSALLLKIILKARERSYFIMEFPTYKMPRWKNVGITIVEKVKAFVFEAGKVIVAISIILWVLASYGPGESFERAEQQALKEAQAEGLNEEQTENRIASHQLESSYAGIVGRTIEPVIRPLGYDWKIGIALLTSFAAREVFVGTMSTIYSIGEEENVTTIKEKLMTEKDANGDPFFTPARSFSLMIFYLFAMQCVSTLAIVRRETKSWTWPAAQLVYMSGLAYVMAFITFHLFS, encoded by the coding sequence ATGACTGTAGCTACCCAACCAGAGATAAAACTGGTAGAGAAGATTTCTACCAAGCCGGAAGAAGTTAAGATTGCCCTGATCGGTAATCCAAACTCTGGCAAAACATCACTTTTCAACCAACTTACTGGTCTTAATCAAAAGGTTGGTAATTTTCCGGGGGTTACAGTAGACAAAAAGACCGGCTATAGTCAGCTAACGCCCTCTATCAGGGCCGAGATTATTGACTTACCCGGTACCTATAGCCTTTACCCAAAATCGTTGGATGAGCGTGTAATAACAGACCTGCTCTACGACCCGACTTCCAAGCACTTCCCCGACCTGGTTATTGTTACCGCCGACGCTTCTAACCTGAAGCGTAATTTGCTGCTGTTTACTCAGCTGGCTGATCTGCAATTACCTGCAGTGTTGGCACTGAACATGGTAGACGTGGCAGAGCAGGAAGGTGTGAAAATAGATGTAGAGGCGCTGCAGCGTGAATTAGGCGTGCCGGTTATACCTATGAATGCCCGTAAAGGCATTGGTGTGGCCGCTCTTAAGATCGTGATGACGCAGCAGTTGAGCGCACCAGAGAAGCCGTTTTATACTATACCTCAGGATATAAAGCCTCTGCTGGAAAGCATCAAGAGTCGCTTTAACCTCAGCAACGATTACCTGGCGCTACAGCTTGCTCACCAGTATAAAAGCCTGAAGTTCCTGACGGAGGACGACCTGGCTTGGTTCAGCAATCAGCTGGAGAAGGCCGGTTTTAAGTCTAACGCGCAACAGGCTGACGAAACAATTGCCCGCTACACCCGCATCAACGAGCTTCTGCTGGATGCTGTACGCGTAGAGAAGGCTGATAAAGATGAAAAGTTCAGCAACCGTCTGGACCAAATCCTGACGCACAAGGTGTTTGGATACCTTATCTTCTTTGGTGTACTCTTCCTGGTGTTTCAGGCCGTTTTTGCCTGGGCGAGTTACCCGATGGACCTGATTGATGGCGGCATTGCAGCACTGAACACGCTGATACAGGAAAATTTCAGCGGACCGCTGGTGAACCTGCTCACAGAAGGCGTAATTGCCGGTTTAGGTGGTGTGCTGGTGTTTGTGCCGCAGATTGCTATACTTTTCGCGTTCATTGCCATACTAGAGGAGACTGGCTATATGGCCCGTGTTACGTTCATGATGGACAAGATCATGCGGAAGTTTGGCCTGAACGGTAAGAGCGTGGTGCCGCTTATCTCTGGTGTGGCTTGCGCCGTGCCTGCGGTTATGTCGGCCCGTACCATTGAGAACTGGAAAGACCGGATGATCACCATCTTCGTGACACCGCTTATGAGCTGCTCGGCCCGTATCCCGGTATACACCGTGCTGATTGCATTGGTAGTTCCAGAGACATACTATCTTGGCTTCCTAAACCTGCAGGGCCTGGTGCTAATGGGGCTGTACTTAATCGGTTTTCTAGCGGCTATATTTTCAGCGCTGTTGCTTAAGATCATACTTAAGGCCAGAGAGCGCAGTTACTTTATCATGGAGTTCCCTACCTACAAGATGCCACGCTGGAAAAACGTGGGTATAACTATCGTAGAAAAGGTAAAAGCCTTTGTTTTCGAAGCAGGTAAAGTAATTGTGGCTATCTCTATCATACTTTGGGTGCTGGCTTCTTATGGTCCTGGAGAGAGCTTTGAAAGAGCAGAACAACAGGCGCTAAAGGAAGCTCAGGCTGAAGGACTAAACGAGGAGCAGACAGAAAATAGAATAGCTTCGCACCAGCTGGAATCCTCTTACGCGGGCATAGTAGGACGCACTATAGAACCAGTAATCAGACCATTAGGGTATGACTGGAAGATAGGTATAGCCTTGCTAACTTCTTTTGCTGCCCGTGAGGTATTTGTTGGTACTATGTCTACCATTTATAGTATAGGGGAAGAGGAGAACGTAACAACCATCAAAGAAAAGCTGATGACAGAGAAAGATGCCAACGGCGATCCTTTCTTTACACCTGCACGAAGCTTCTCTCTTATGATCTTCTACCTCTTTGCGATGCAGTGTGTTAGTACTCTTGCTATCGTGCGCCGTGAGACAAAGAGCTGGACCTGGCCTGCAGCTCAATTAGTTTATATGAGTGGCTTGGCTTACGTAATGGCATTCATCACCTTCCATTTGTTCAGTTAG
- a CDS encoding FeoA family protein, with protein sequence MKIGERGVICCLQDPEMGLKLLEMGCIPGTEVKMNSRAPLGDPITIIVNNYTLSLRLDEAETILLKQ encoded by the coding sequence ATGAAAATAGGGGAGCGTGGCGTAATCTGCTGCCTGCAAGACCCTGAAATGGGCTTAAAACTGCTCGAGATGGGGTGTATTCCCGGCACGGAGGTGAAAATGAATAGCCGAGCTCCGCTAGGCGATCCGATCACCATCATTGTTAACAACTACACTCTCTCCCTGCGCCTAGACGAAGCCGAGACGATATTACTCAAGCAGTAG
- a CDS encoding bifunctional UDP-N-acetylmuramoyl-tripeptide:D-alanyl-D-alanine ligase/alanine racemase, which translates to MLTFQQLQSITQGKEVQFVQSLPVVHLLTDSRKLSQPTGSVFFAIKGKYNDGHKYLPQLYAKGVRQFVLEQGEPQELQQLYPEANILQVANSMQALQQLAAWHRAQFNVPVVGITGSNGKTIVKEWLSALLSPDEMVVKSPRSYNSQLGVPLSVWQLQPNHTLGVFEAGISQPGEMEKLQAVIQPTIGIFTNVGSAHDEGFASREQKVQEKLKLFREVELLFYCADYELLHQQVQAQSIKSFTWSRQQPEADLYISATTTAGHRTIVVYTFEGEKQRLTLPFTDEASVENALHCLAILLYRRLPLSEIQERLDRLHPVAMRLEMKEAINGCYLIDDTYNNDLAGLAIALDLQASQPQRGRHTIILSDVLESGLAEEELYRKVAELVQAHKVERLIGIGATISKYNQLFSESDFYTSTAEFLKVFNPASFRNEVILVKGARVFEFEKIVQAFQQKVHGTVLEVNLDALVHNLNYYRSKLAPDTKLMVMVKAFAYGSGSFEVANLLQFHRVDYLAVAYVDEGVALRENGITLPVMVMNPSPDSFVKLRQYNLEPEIYALEQLEAFVGSLEPDAKYKIHLKLDTGMHRLGFEPEDFEELFRLLEQYPQVQVASTFSHLAGADEAIHNDFSQLQIARFRSMAAELEERLGYKVIKHILNSAGIVRFPEHQLDMVRLGIGLYGVEATGSEQEALRPVSTLKTTVSQVKSVRQGDTVGYSRKGIASTDRTTATIAIGYADGYDRRFSNGVGQVFINGHRCPIIGNVCMDMCMVDVTGVEVKAGDAVTVFGIDLPLVELAQNIGTIPYELLTNVSTRVKRIFYSE; encoded by the coding sequence ATGCTCACGTTTCAGCAGCTCCAAAGTATAACTCAGGGTAAAGAGGTGCAATTTGTACAGTCACTGCCTGTCGTGCACCTCCTTACCGATAGCCGCAAGCTTTCGCAGCCGACAGGTTCGGTATTTTTTGCTATCAAGGGCAAGTATAATGATGGGCACAAGTACTTGCCACAGCTATATGCAAAAGGGGTGAGGCAGTTTGTGCTGGAGCAGGGCGAGCCACAGGAGTTACAGCAACTTTATCCGGAGGCAAACATCCTACAGGTGGCTAATAGCATGCAGGCATTGCAGCAGCTGGCGGCATGGCACCGGGCACAGTTTAATGTTCCGGTGGTTGGCATCACGGGGAGCAATGGCAAAACCATTGTAAAAGAATGGCTGTCGGCTTTGCTTAGTCCGGATGAAATGGTAGTGAAGAGCCCGCGTAGCTATAATTCGCAACTGGGTGTGCCGCTGAGTGTATGGCAGCTGCAGCCTAACCACACCTTGGGTGTCTTCGAGGCGGGCATATCGCAGCCGGGGGAGATGGAGAAGCTACAAGCTGTCATCCAACCAACTATTGGCATCTTTACCAACGTTGGCAGTGCTCATGATGAAGGCTTTGCCTCCCGGGAGCAGAAGGTACAGGAGAAACTAAAGCTGTTCAGGGAGGTTGAGTTGCTGTTTTACTGTGCTGATTATGAACTGCTGCATCAACAGGTGCAGGCTCAAAGTATAAAATCCTTTACATGGAGCCGTCAGCAGCCGGAAGCAGACCTTTACATCAGTGCTACTACCACGGCAGGGCACAGAACAATTGTGGTCTATACTTTTGAAGGGGAAAAGCAACGCCTGACCTTGCCTTTCACTGATGAGGCCTCTGTTGAAAATGCGCTACACTGCCTGGCTATACTTTTGTACCGCCGTCTGCCGCTCTCCGAAATTCAGGAACGTCTTGATCGCCTGCACCCGGTGGCCATGCGCCTGGAGATGAAGGAAGCCATCAACGGCTGTTACCTCATCGACGATACTTACAACAACGACCTCGCCGGCCTTGCCATCGCGCTTGATCTGCAGGCTAGTCAGCCGCAACGGGGGCGACACACGATCATACTTTCAGACGTGCTGGAGTCAGGCTTGGCGGAGGAGGAGCTGTACCGAAAGGTTGCTGAGCTGGTGCAGGCGCACAAGGTGGAGCGTTTGATCGGTATCGGAGCTACCATTAGCAAGTATAACCAACTTTTCTCAGAGTCCGATTTTTATACTTCCACCGCAGAGTTTCTCAAGGTTTTCAATCCCGCAAGCTTCCGTAACGAGGTTATCCTGGTAAAAGGCGCGAGAGTGTTTGAGTTTGAGAAGATTGTGCAGGCTTTTCAGCAGAAGGTGCACGGTACGGTGCTGGAGGTAAACCTGGATGCGCTGGTGCATAACCTCAACTATTACCGCTCCAAACTCGCCCCGGATACCAAGCTTATGGTAATGGTGAAAGCCTTCGCCTACGGCAGCGGTAGCTTTGAGGTAGCTAACCTGTTGCAATTCCACAGGGTAGATTACCTGGCTGTTGCTTATGTAGATGAAGGCGTAGCATTGCGCGAGAACGGCATTACGCTGCCAGTTATGGTAATGAACCCTTCGCCAGACAGCTTCGTGAAGTTACGGCAGTATAACCTGGAGCCTGAAATCTATGCTCTGGAGCAGTTGGAGGCATTTGTTGGGTCGCTGGAACCAGACGCAAAGTATAAAATCCACCTGAAACTGGACACGGGCATGCACCGGCTAGGCTTTGAGCCTGAGGATTTCGAGGAGTTGTTCAGGCTGCTGGAGCAGTACCCACAGGTGCAGGTTGCCAGCACCTTTAGCCACTTAGCAGGGGCCGACGAGGCCATCCACAATGATTTCTCACAGCTGCAGATTGCTAGGTTCAGAAGTATGGCAGCCGAACTTGAAGAGCGTTTGGGGTACAAAGTCATTAAGCATATTCTAAACTCGGCAGGCATTGTGCGCTTCCCGGAGCACCAGCTGGACATGGTGCGCCTGGGCATAGGCCTGTATGGTGTAGAAGCTACAGGTTCTGAGCAGGAAGCACTGCGGCCGGTAAGTACACTAAAAACAACGGTGTCGCAGGTTAAAAGTGTTAGGCAAGGCGATACGGTGGGCTACAGCCGCAAAGGCATTGCCAGCACTGACCGCACCACCGCAACAATTGCCATTGGCTATGCCGATGGTTATGACCGCCGCTTCAGCAATGGGGTAGGGCAGGTTTTTATCAACGGGCACCGCTGCCCCATCATCGGCAATGTGTGTATGGATATGTGCATGGTAGATGTAACAGGCGTAGAAGTAAAAGCAGGCGACGCGGTAACTGTTTTTGGGATTGATCTGCCTCTGGTGGAGCTGGCGCAAAACATCGGTACTATTCCTTATGAGCTTTTAACCAATGTTAGCACACGCGTTAAGCGGATTTTCTATTCTGAGTAA
- a CDS encoding EamA family transporter, translating to METTNTKLYYAAGLAAFIIWGFIPFPLKALASYPSGQILYFRVALSVGLLLVISLLFRRKQLMAMLAQVKASEPREKRLFILYTFLGGVLLTTNWLAFIYVVNHINIQTGSFSYLLCPILTAVLGFLLLKEELRVNQWLAIGLSALSCAMVGSGEITSLLFSLLIALSYAFYLITQRLLKAYDKIVLLKLQLVLAFAFIGPFYSFLTGGNAQLDTHFFVQVGLLSAGFTVLPLFLNLFALKELTSGTIGILMYINPILNFLMAFLYFGEQTTSTKVAAYVLIFISVIIYNINLKGRKKRGAGLVIPPVGTTALVK from the coding sequence ATGGAAACAACTAACACCAAACTATACTATGCGGCAGGACTGGCAGCCTTCATTATCTGGGGCTTTATTCCGTTCCCGCTCAAGGCACTGGCATCCTATCCCAGCGGACAGATTCTGTACTTCCGGGTGGCATTGTCGGTGGGGCTGCTGCTGGTTATTTCTTTGCTGTTTCGCCGCAAGCAACTGATGGCCATGCTGGCGCAGGTAAAGGCCTCTGAGCCACGCGAGAAACGCCTTTTTATACTTTATACTTTCCTGGGTGGCGTGCTACTTACCACTAATTGGCTTGCCTTCATCTATGTAGTTAATCACATAAACATTCAAACAGGTTCTTTCTCTTACCTGCTCTGCCCTATACTTACAGCAGTACTAGGCTTTTTACTGCTGAAAGAAGAGCTTCGGGTAAACCAGTGGCTGGCAATTGGCCTTAGTGCTCTGAGCTGCGCCATGGTGGGCAGTGGCGAGATTACCAGTCTGCTGTTTAGCTTACTCATTGCCCTGAGTTACGCCTTTTACCTGATCACACAGCGCCTCCTGAAGGCTTACGATAAAATTGTGCTCCTGAAGCTGCAGTTGGTGTTGGCTTTCGCCTTCATTGGTCCATTTTACTCTTTTCTTACCGGTGGAAATGCACAGCTGGACACACACTTTTTTGTGCAGGTAGGATTGCTTAGTGCTGGTTTTACGGTACTGCCGCTTTTCCTGAACCTCTTCGCTCTGAAAGAGCTTACCTCCGGTACCATTGGCATCCTGATGTACATCAACCCCATTCTAAACTTCCTGATGGCGTTTTTATACTTTGGAGAACAGACAACAAGCACTAAAGTGGCGGCTTACGTACTCATTTTCATCTCCGTGATTATCTACAACATCAATTTGAAGGGTAGGAAAAAGCGAGGCGCTGGCTTGGTGATTCCGCCTGTGGGCACGACAGCTTTGGTAAAATAA